A single genomic interval of Nitratidesulfovibrio sp. SRB-5 harbors:
- a CDS encoding 4Fe-4S dicluster domain-containing protein, producing MDVTNLESVRDDDFIHAVMEESGQDLTHCYQCGNCTAGCPCGFVYDIQVSQIMRNLQAGRKDKVLNSRSIWLCLSCSSCTTRCPNNIDVARVMDVLRHIARREGRVAEKGVTTFWDAFLASVRKHGRVYELGVVANYVARTGRVWTDIDLLPRIAPKGKLSPMPHGIQGRDEIARIFQRYEEERTR from the coding sequence ATGGACGTGACCAACCTTGAATCTGTCCGCGACGACGACTTCATCCATGCGGTCATGGAGGAGAGCGGGCAGGATCTTACGCACTGTTATCAGTGCGGCAACTGTACGGCGGGGTGTCCGTGCGGATTCGTCTACGACATCCAGGTCAGCCAGATCATGCGCAACCTGCAGGCGGGCCGGAAAGACAAGGTGCTGAACAGCCGCTCCATCTGGCTGTGCCTGTCCTGTTCCAGCTGCACCACCCGCTGTCCCAACAACATCGACGTGGCGCGGGTGATGGACGTTCTGCGCCACATCGCCCGGCGCGAGGGCCGGGTGGCCGAGAAGGGCGTTACCACCTTCTGGGACGCCTTTCTCGCTTCCGTGCGCAAGCATGGCCGGGTCTACGAACTGGGCGTGGTGGCCAACTACGTGGCCCGCACCGGCAGGGTGTGGACCGACATCGATCTTCTGCCGCGCATAGCGCCCAAGGGCAAACTTTCTCCCATGCCGCACGGCATTCAGGGCCGGGACGAGATCGCCCGCATCTTCCAGCGCTACGAGGAGGAAAGGACGCGATGA